In a single window of the bacterium genome:
- a CDS encoding peptidylprolyl isomerase, whose amino-acid sequence MKLNRLWPACLLACLLLTPCLAQETIDRVLVVVDEEIILESEVGQELQRYLMEHKIDPQSLGDELEELKFELVQSMIDGKVLYAAARADTNIVIPEKEVERRAQERLDDILRQVGGQRRLEELMGQPLRTVRKSLTDGMRERLYVEEAQRRRLGKVEVTRQEVQEFHRAWQDSLPQVGESVRLSHIFLAWKPSPTSERRARVLADSLRALLAAEPGRFSELATAFSQDAASAASGGSIGRTKRGSLVRPYEEAAYRLAAGEISDPVRSDYGWHIVRLDQRQGEYIESSHILVKLEPTAEDRQHIHDRADSLFALLQGGADFAALARRWTDHALTRENGGDLGWLELSQLQPLVRSRVRELQAGETGRPIRSEVEGQEGVQILRVMDHRAERRPSLEADWSQIETMALNMKKQRLLKEWATQLRERVFIRVVD is encoded by the coding sequence ATGAAGCTGAATCGCCTGTGGCCCGCCTGTCTGCTGGCCTGCCTGCTGCTGACCCCCTGCCTGGCGCAGGAGACGATCGACCGCGTCCTGGTGGTGGTGGATGAGGAGATCATCCTGGAAAGCGAGGTGGGCCAGGAGCTGCAGCGCTACTTGATGGAGCACAAAATCGATCCCCAGAGCCTGGGCGACGAGCTGGAGGAGTTGAAGTTCGAACTCGTCCAGTCCATGATCGACGGCAAGGTGCTCTACGCCGCCGCCCGCGCCGACACCAACATCGTCATCCCGGAGAAGGAGGTGGAGCGGCGGGCCCAGGAGCGCCTGGACGACATCCTGCGCCAGGTGGGCGGCCAGCGCCGCCTGGAGGAGTTGATGGGCCAGCCCCTGCGCACCGTGCGCAAGAGCCTGACGGACGGCATGCGCGAGCGCCTCTATGTGGAGGAGGCCCAGCGGCGACGCCTGGGCAAGGTGGAGGTGACGCGGCAGGAGGTGCAGGAATTCCACCGGGCCTGGCAGGACAGCCTGCCCCAGGTGGGGGAGTCGGTGCGCCTCTCCCACATCTTCCTGGCCTGGAAGCCGTCCCCGACCAGCGAGCGGCGCGCCCGCGTCCTGGCCGACAGCCTGCGCGCCCTGCTCGCCGCCGAACCCGGCCGCTTCTCGGAGCTGGCGACGGCCTTCAGCCAGGATGCGGCCAGCGCCGCCAGCGGGGGCTCCATCGGCCGCACCAAGCGCGGCAGCCTGGTCCGGCCCTACGAGGAGGCGGCCTACCGCCTGGCGGCGGGGGAGATCTCCGACCCGGTGCGCTCGGACTACGGCTGGCACATCGTGCGCCTGGACCAGCGGCAGGGGGAGTACATCGAGAGCAGTCACATCCTCGTCAAGCTGGAGCCCACCGCCGAGGACCGCCAGCACATCCACGACCGCGCCGATTCGCTCTTCGCGCTGCTGCAGGGCGGCGCCGATTTCGCCGCCCTGGCCCGGCGCTGGACGGACCATGCCCTGACGCGGGAGAACGGAGGCGATCTGGGCTGGCTGGAACTGTCCCAGTTGCAGCCGCTGGTGCGCTCCCGGGTGCGCGAGCTGCAGGCAGGGGAGACGGGCCGGCCCATCCGCAGCGAGGTGGAGGGGCAGGAGGGCGTGCAGATCCTGCGGGTGATGGACCATCGCGCCGAGCGCCGCCCCAGCCTGGAGGCGGACTGGAGCCAGATCGAAACGATGGCCCTCAACATGAAGAAGCAGCGCCTGCTCAAGGAATGGGCGACCCAGCTGCGCGAGCGGGTCTTCATCCGGGTGGTGGACTGA
- a CDS encoding polysaccharide biosynthesis C-terminal domain-containing protein: MLRSVLAILCTRVLTRLVTMAAGILIARTIGVEEQGVLGLLLMLGGLLAGICDLGLGMGAVFFVGRQGWRADRFTGLALPVLALSTAAGLGLFAWLAATWLTDYAVALQGANLAALALFVGANTFTELYLNLTIARQRIAQYNLAELAFAAVIVVATLLLTARGLRNASVYLALYGAARLLVFLYLLSRQEDRPRPGPLRETATLLRYSLTQWSANLFSMLSVRVDALLLAWYIPRSDRVDLADLGLYTICLLTITRLMDVQRSIQTAFFSRVANEEASRAVETTNTTYRRSFLVYLVLSAALIAGGWPVLWLYGPEYPAAWGVLTVLVLGTITLRGNAGVLMLYFSSVDRSVYTVHTHQISLAGNLLLNILLIPRWGIMGAALGTALAFAAGKLYLLWRYQKETGSRWSRDLLLRPAEMRTALGDLRREVGAMWRGGGR; encoded by the coding sequence ATGTTGCGCTCTGTCCTCGCCATCCTGTGCACGCGTGTCCTGACGCGCCTCGTGACCATGGCCGCGGGCATCCTCATCGCCCGCACCATCGGCGTGGAGGAGCAGGGCGTGCTCGGCCTCCTCCTCATGCTGGGTGGTCTGCTGGCCGGCATTTGCGACCTGGGGCTGGGCATGGGCGCCGTCTTCTTCGTGGGTCGCCAGGGCTGGCGAGCCGACCGCTTCACGGGCCTGGCCTTGCCCGTGCTCGCCCTGTCCACCGCCGCCGGACTGGGCCTCTTCGCCTGGCTGGCCGCCACTTGGCTCACCGACTACGCCGTCGCCCTGCAGGGGGCCAACCTGGCGGCCCTGGCCCTCTTCGTGGGAGCCAACACCTTCACCGAGCTCTATCTCAACCTCACCATCGCCCGGCAGCGCATCGCCCAGTACAACCTGGCCGAGCTGGCCTTCGCCGCTGTCATAGTAGTCGCCACCCTTCTGCTGACGGCCCGCGGCCTGCGCAACGCCTCCGTTTACCTTGCCCTCTACGGCGCGGCGCGTCTGCTCGTGTTCCTCTATCTGCTCTCCCGCCAGGAGGACCGCCCCCGGCCGGGCCCGCTGCGTGAGACGGCCACCCTGCTGCGCTACAGCCTCACCCAGTGGTCGGCCAACCTCTTCAGCATGCTCAGCGTGCGGGTGGACGCCCTGCTTCTGGCCTGGTACATCCCGCGCTCGGACCGCGTCGACCTGGCCGACCTGGGTCTCTACACCATCTGCCTGCTCACCATCACGCGCTTGATGGATGTCCAGCGCAGCATCCAGACGGCCTTCTTCTCCCGGGTGGCCAACGAGGAAGCCTCCCGCGCCGTGGAAACCACCAACACCACCTACCGTCGCAGTTTCCTGGTCTATCTGGTGCTGTCGGCCGCGCTCATCGCCGGTGGTTGGCCCGTGCTTTGGCTCTACGGGCCGGAGTACCCCGCCGCCTGGGGCGTGCTGACAGTGCTCGTGCTGGGCACCATCACCCTGCGCGGCAACGCCGGCGTGCTTATGCTCTATTTCTCATCCGTGGACCGCAGCGTCTACACCGTGCACACCCACCAGATCAGCCTGGCGGGCAACCTGTTGCTCAACATCCTGCTCATTCCGCGCTGGGGCATCATGGGCGCCGCCCTGGGCACGGCCCTTGCCTTCGCCGCCGGCAAGCTTTACCTCCTCTGGCGCTACCAGAAGGAGACGGGCAGCCGCTGGTCGCGCGATCTCCTGCTGCGTCCCGCCGAGATGCGGACGGCCCTGGGGGATCTGCGGCGCGAAGTGGGAGCCATGTGGCGGGGAGGTGGACGATGA
- a CDS encoding DUF4159 domain-containing protein has protein sequence MKALGGQRVGWAALAGALLLLAVLPAGGAGPLFTIARLKYDGGGDWYANPTSLPNLLRFAAEATGVPMAEKEAVVSLDDPELFRHTYLYMTGHGRVSFSPAQAERLRSWLLGGGFLHADDNYGLDEHFRREIKRVLPEYELVELPFEHPVYHAWFSFPEGLPKIHEHDGHPPRGYGIFLEGRLAVFYDWECDLGDGWEDAEVHQDPPALRRRALEMGTNLIVHVLGGGPDRLREEQGRLDAEARRAGPARAGSGAHRQDEVHAAGSAAARRAARP, from the coding sequence ATGAAAGCGCTCGGCGGACAGCGCGTGGGGTGGGCCGCTCTGGCGGGGGCGCTCCTCCTGCTGGCCGTCCTGCCGGCCGGCGGCGCGGGGCCGCTCTTCACCATCGCCCGGCTGAAGTACGACGGAGGCGGGGATTGGTACGCCAACCCCACCAGCCTGCCCAACCTGCTGCGCTTCGCCGCCGAGGCGACGGGCGTGCCCATGGCGGAGAAGGAGGCGGTGGTCTCCCTCGACGACCCCGAGCTGTTCCGCCACACCTATCTCTACATGACCGGCCACGGGCGCGTCTCCTTCAGCCCGGCGCAGGCGGAGCGCCTGCGGTCCTGGCTGCTGGGGGGCGGCTTCCTGCACGCCGACGACAACTACGGCCTGGACGAGCACTTCCGCCGCGAGATCAAGCGCGTGCTGCCCGAGTACGAGCTGGTGGAGCTGCCCTTCGAGCACCCGGTCTACCATGCCTGGTTCTCCTTCCCCGAAGGGTTGCCCAAGATCCACGAGCACGACGGCCACCCGCCCCGCGGCTACGGCATCTTCCTCGAGGGACGGCTGGCGGTTTTCTATGATTGGGAGTGCGACCTGGGCGACGGCTGGGAGGACGCGGAGGTCCACCAGGACCCGCCCGCCCTGCGGCGCCGGGCCCTTGAGATGGGAACCAACCTCATCGTGCATGTGCTGGGCGGCGGTCCCGACCGGCTGCGGGAGGAGCAGGGCCGCCTCGACGCCGAGGCGCGGCGGGCCGGTCCGGCGCGGGCCGGGAGTGGAGCCCACCGGCAGGATGAAGTCCACGCGGCCGGAAGCGCGGCCGCGCGGAGGGCCGCCCGACCCTGA